The Agarilytica rhodophyticola genome has a window encoding:
- a CDS encoding efflux RND transporter permease subunit produces MRLFFNQYVHIVTHYPKLILLAISIITLGLVSGLPNFKLDASADSLTLENDKDLNYFREISQQYQSGDFLVVTFRPNEDLFSDASLALLGKLKQDLAAIDGVSGVNTILDVPLLYSPLRSLPEIVTQPLTLLSPGVDRKLAAKEFLESPIYKELILGPDGQTTALQLNIAIDSTYIKLVNERERLRIKRAKEGLTEAEKIQLAEVSQEFLEYRTEAEARSHARVERVREVVASYKNQAQLFVGGVTMITADMITFIQSDLVVFGTAVIIFMIAILALIFRRLRFVVIPMLSCIAAVLMMLGYVSWLDWRLTVISSNFVALLLIISLAITIHLIVRYREYAQDNPDWSQAQLVSATVKFMARPCLYTALTTIVAFASLVISDIRPVIDFGWMMTIGLVVALILAFLLMPASLMLLPRDLPKQQDLSRQQKVQAKSDRKALTLYFSAVVEKYGTVVLGVSGLVLILSVIGIGRLQVENRFIDYFHSTTEIYQGLSVIDNNLGGTTSLDIIVAADNTVELVEDSGFDDEDSEYDGDGFDEDPYADSEEDPYADDGYGDDAFGDETADNNNYWLTVSGLKKVERIHDYLDSLPEIGKVQSLAILYKVGKDINGGLNDFELAVMQKSLPDNVQNILVSPFLSPNGKETRISMRIKDSSPGLKRKELVERIEAHLHEKEGYTSDNLSITGLLVLYNNMLQSLFSSQIVTLGAVFLAITLMFVILFRSLKVAIVAILPNILAALSILGTMGLLGLPLDMMTITVAAITVGIGVDDTIHYIHRFKEEIKVDGNYIAAMHRAHASIGRAMYYTSVIIIFGFSIMVLSEFIPTIYFGLLTGLAMFAALMGALLLLPKLILMVKPFATD; encoded by the coding sequence ATGCGTCTATTTTTCAATCAATATGTTCATATCGTTACTCATTATCCTAAACTTATACTCTTGGCCATTAGTATCATTACTCTGGGACTGGTTTCTGGGTTGCCAAATTTCAAATTAGATGCATCGGCAGACTCACTTACTTTAGAAAACGATAAAGACCTCAATTATTTTCGGGAGATTTCACAGCAATACCAAAGCGGTGATTTTTTAGTGGTAACCTTTCGCCCGAATGAAGATTTATTCTCTGATGCTTCCTTAGCGTTGCTTGGTAAGCTCAAACAAGACCTAGCTGCCATCGATGGTGTTAGCGGTGTTAATACCATCCTTGATGTTCCATTGTTATACAGCCCTTTGCGAAGTCTTCCTGAAATCGTAACGCAACCTTTGACTCTGCTATCACCTGGTGTGGATAGAAAGCTCGCCGCTAAAGAATTCCTTGAAAGTCCTATTTATAAAGAACTTATTCTAGGCCCTGACGGACAAACTACAGCTTTACAACTAAATATAGCTATTGACTCAACCTATATCAAATTAGTGAATGAGAGAGAGAGACTTCGTATAAAACGCGCCAAAGAAGGCTTGACGGAGGCAGAAAAAATACAGCTTGCCGAAGTATCTCAAGAGTTCTTGGAATATCGAACCGAAGCCGAAGCTCGCTCACATGCGCGTGTTGAGCGTGTACGAGAGGTGGTGGCTAGTTATAAAAACCAAGCACAGCTATTTGTCGGTGGTGTCACTATGATCACAGCAGATATGATTACTTTTATACAAAGTGATTTGGTTGTTTTTGGTACAGCGGTTATCATCTTTATGATTGCTATTTTGGCGCTAATTTTTCGTCGCTTACGCTTTGTTGTGATTCCAATGCTCAGCTGTATTGCCGCTGTACTAATGATGCTGGGATACGTTAGCTGGTTAGACTGGCGTCTTACCGTTATTTCATCAAATTTTGTTGCTTTGTTATTAATAATATCTTTAGCGATCACTATTCATTTGATTGTGCGTTATCGGGAATATGCACAGGATAATCCAGATTGGTCTCAGGCACAGTTAGTTTCTGCGACAGTAAAATTTATGGCTCGCCCATGCCTTTATACGGCCTTGACCACTATAGTGGCTTTTGCTTCTCTGGTAATTAGTGATATTCGTCCCGTCATTGATTTTGGCTGGATGATGACTATTGGCTTAGTTGTGGCTTTAATTCTAGCTTTTTTACTAATGCCTGCCTCCTTAATGCTATTGCCAAGAGATTTACCCAAGCAACAAGATTTATCTCGTCAGCAAAAAGTGCAAGCAAAGAGCGACAGAAAGGCTTTGACTCTCTACTTTAGCGCCGTGGTGGAAAAATATGGAACTGTCGTTCTAGGTGTTAGCGGTTTAGTCTTGATACTTAGCGTTATTGGTATAGGGCGTTTACAAGTAGAGAATCGCTTTATCGATTATTTCCACAGTACCACCGAAATTTACCAAGGCTTATCTGTTATCGATAATAACCTAGGTGGGACAACGTCTTTAGATATCATTGTTGCTGCAGATAATACAGTTGAGCTCGTTGAAGATAGCGGGTTTGATGATGAAGATAGCGAATACGATGGCGACGGGTTTGACGAAGACCCTTATGCTGATAGCGAAGAAGACCCTTATGCAGATGATGGTTACGGTGATGATGCTTTCGGTGATGAAACCGCGGATAACAATAACTACTGGCTCACCGTATCGGGTTTGAAAAAAGTTGAGCGTATACATGATTATCTCGATTCTTTGCCTGAAATAGGTAAGGTTCAATCGTTAGCGATTTTATACAAAGTAGGGAAAGATATTAATGGCGGATTAAACGACTTTGAACTAGCCGTCATGCAAAAGTCTCTACCGGACAATGTGCAGAACATATTAGTTTCTCCATTCTTGTCACCTAATGGTAAAGAAACACGTATTTCCATGCGAATAAAGGACTCTTCTCCAGGCTTAAAGCGTAAAGAATTGGTTGAGCGTATTGAAGCACACTTACATGAAAAAGAAGGTTACACTAGCGATAATCTGAGTATTACAGGATTATTAGTGCTTTATAATAATATGCTACAGAGTTTATTTAGCTCGCAAATCGTCACGCTCGGAGCAGTATTTTTAGCGATTACATTAATGTTTGTTATTTTATTCCGCTCGTTGAAAGTTGCTATTGTGGCAATTTTACCAAATATTTTAGCGGCACTTTCTATTTTGGGGACAATGGGCTTACTCGGTTTACCACTTGATATGATGACAATTACTGTTGCTGCTATCACTGTAGGTATTGGTGTAGACGATACTATTCATTATATTCATCGTTTTAAAG